A segment of the Corylus avellana chromosome ca2, CavTom2PMs-1.0 genome:
AGGAGAGGAGTGAAAATTTCGGGCTTACAAGCTACATCAAAGAAGATCTGGAGTAAACTGAAGATTCTACTGGACTTGGATATGTAAGGATTCGATTGTTTAGGTTGCTGTTTCACTAGAATACTAGAGTGCCAAATCTCATTCGTTGAAGCTATGCTAGAGAATCCACCATGGACAAAGAGCACCTTTGTATTGGGTTCTAGAATTCATGCTGATTTTTGAGGAGTTTATAAACTGTATGAGGTAACTTTATCTCACACGGATCAGGATCCTCCTCTTTGCAGTTCACACAATCttaacaatcatattttttcacctaaaatagaaaaataaatgttggGTTGACAAAATCTGAACcattaattaaacaaaacaattaacatgATAAGAATTCCACCCTAAGTTACATAGAAACCATCCTGCTAATCTAATGAAATGGAAGGAATCCATTTCATGGCCTATCATCCAAGGGGCAGCTCAAGAAGTGGAAGTTACTACTTTGAATCTCCCCTTACCCCTTTCGTTGGGGCTTGGGGCTtgtcacatattaaaaaagaGTATATATtcatgttatttaatttttttaaaattacatagCATTGTATACACCAACAACAAATCAGTGAAATACATCCTCTCCATTTCGAAATGGATTGTAAAGTGGATCCTATTCCAATATGTGCAATACCATATCATCGTGCTTCGTTAGCAATGGTGTTTAGTTCATTATCAGCTGTGAGAAGGCTCTGACTCTGTTCTAtgttaaatataagaaaattatataggAAATCAAGCTTATTTATCAATTGCGAATTTGGGAACTTGGTTTGTGTAAAATTATTGCTTACAAAAATATAGATCTTTCTCGAACAAACTGTTAATTTCAGACAATAACACCATaacatcttaaaaaaaattgaagcaacGAAAGCAAAACTAACAAATCAATACATAGGATTAAGGTAGCGTGTACGAGAAAACCTGTTAGCGAAGTCGAAGAATCTTCAGCCGCTTTTGGATTCGGAGAGAACTTGGAATGTGAATTTGTGAATTCTGAGTTAGAAAAGGCATATTACGAGTTTGTGCGTGAATCTAACAGCATCcaatcacagagagagagagagagggggggcaGAAGGGGGGTGTTTGGTTATGGTTGTTGTTAGATTCGCGCACAAACTTGAAATTTGACTATTCTGGTTATTTTCGTCCCCTGCAGTTCTGGAAAAAcgaagagagagggagagcgaTTGGGGAGGCCCGGGAGGGGTATCGTATTGTATCTGAAGCTGCGTACGCCGTACGGAGCCTTTTTAGTTGAATTTTGGTTACATGAATGTCGGTGTCGACGCCGGTTGAAGATCGATGGAATTCGAAtattccatggctttttttgcCATTATTGAAGAAAGCTTTTGAAAAGGGTCACTTTTTGCTATTTTGGTTGTTGTGATGTGACATTGAAAGTAGTTTTACTTTTATTTGGGGACGAATgttgtgtgatttttttaaagaaaacttaaaatattGTCAAACCGAGTCTTGATCTCTTTAggataaattatatttaacctctttaaattactattttaatgataatttatcttcaaaattattaattataataatttactctctaaactactaaaataatgaCGATGTACCCCAAAACTAAGTATGCACACATGTCCTTTCCTCCTatcttattttagtttttttggtaAAACGCTCTATTGACTTAGACATTAGAGGTTTTCCGACCCTCTAATAATTGGCAGTTTTTAGtgaccaaaattttttttgtaggaagGAACCCTGACGCTAGTTCAACCGTCGAAAAATATGtctcaacaaaaacaaaaagaaatgaagaaatatattttttcatgatTTATTTACAACTTTATTATATtgtatttctttcattttttgaaatattaatgaAGGAAAAATCGCATAAATTTGAAGTAATTTAAATAACTTTACCTTTTTCCACAATATTCTTTCTCGAGCGAATTCTCTCGATTTCTATTTGCATTTACTTtctgagtaatgttataagtcatCTTAAAGTCATCTTAGGGTCTTCTcaaatgtggcttttaaaattaccgttgaatttgaaatataatGTATTGAACCttgatctattagtgattttaaacgtcacatcacatttgggatgactctatGAGAAgtctaagaagacttatagcattactcttactttttacatatacgcttaatatttcttttcattattatagtgtgtgatttattttcttaataagcTAAATAGAATAATTTTCTTACGATTTACcatctatattttatttagattgACTCTACTATTTCTATGttgtaatttaaataatttgataaataaatatttgtttaaaaaaccAATATTGTTGAGTCTTCTTTCTgatgtatatttttatatttttaatctagtccatatttaataaatatcatttgaattattaattaagaataaactttctttctttctttcttttttcctatgaGTAAAAACTTTCAAGCCCTACTATTCTACTGGACTTTCGGCTGAGCCGGGCTTTGacccaacaaaatcaaaccatgAGCCTAGTCACTCTGAGTTTTGGGTTAGTGTGTTGGGCCTCTTGTCAGGGCCCATAAGAAAAATGGAGcacaaattctatcattttaatacaacttttatatatattacgtATGTGgattgtcacatcaatttataaatataataagtgTCACGTGTATTACTAGGTAACAATCTACATTTTAGTGACAAATGTGACAAGTGTTATATaaattgccacgtcagttttgtaataaaagttgtattGTATTCCTaacaacactaaaaaaaattatttttttagaaagatGTTGTCGATGTatgcaaaaaggaaaaatatacgTATATAGTTGAAAATTAagagcttaaaaaattaaaaaagatggaAATTAATGATTATGGCATTGTATTGCATGCGGATAGGAAGAACCCTAATGTGCATGTGAGCACGTCATCATGCACATGAACACGTGGAcatcaaaacacactttttatCTGCCACGTTGGCTGCAACCATTAACCATGCCACTTGTCCCAGAGGTTCCTAAAGCACCCTACAGAACAGCAAtacaataaaactaaaattgcCCTAATTAGCGATTAGAAGCTTAAAATGGTTTCCTAATTAAGGATTAGCCAGCAAGTTTGGTGTTTGGGAGCACATGGAGAACATGGCTCATTCTTTGTTTCCAAGGAAATTAAAGCAAAGCTGCGTGTAAGGGGggatttaaattatatataaccCTTTATGGGCCACTACGCCCACAACTACTGATTAGGGCTTCAtctacatatatgtattatcattctaaggCACGAGCTAGTGGTCCATTTGGACGCGAAGCTTCTTGGAATATTAaagataataatatattaattattattaatagttTTTCActtagagtttgtttgggattgcatttgagaaataaagtttttaagtcaaaatacgttttttggcaaaagctttgtttttaagcttttgacaaaagtgcgttttggccatttttaagctttttgcacctttaaaagcgcttttaattttttttaccaaacgagtacttttttgtacaaacaaactttttgaatgttaaaaacacttttagacctctcaaacgcaattccaaacatgcccttagtGTTAGATCCATCTGGCTAGCTAGCTAATTAATTTCATTGGAAAGTATTCATAATAAGTTTGGCACAAAGCATGTATACTCAATCGGATTGGAATGAGAAcaataatgctagaaactacatttttatccaaaaatcTTCTCATAATGTTGACAAGACAATTATAACCGACATTTGGatcaattattgtttaaaaaaaaaaaaatcaaaggttgGTTGGGGCTATCACGTCAACATTGTGATaatattttagaataaaaatataatttttaacattactcggTTGAGAATATATATGGAGAATTCGCCAAAGTTCTTTATTTCATGTTAATAGGCTTAGTTGCGCATTTGGTATAGACTTCTTCAATCCACttttccttaattaataaagctcaatatgtgaaatatttaatgaaaattaaaggTGAATTATGGATACAAAGTTCAAATTCAGGACCTATGATTTTATAATATGTTAAATCacacatattttaaaaactttaagcGAATAggaaattatgaatttaatcatttaattaatattttgaagtGTATAATACCCCGACTCAACTTCTCACAATATCAAAccttaaaaaacaaacaaaccagCAATTTTACTCACTTGTTTTCAAGTTGGAGAATCGAGTAATGGTCCTATTGAAGGAGAATTAATACTATACactacatttttatcacaattattttacaatattgatgtggcaatcccttgaattttttattatttatttatttttttccacaatGACTAATTCAATGGTTGGTTGGGAGTCTTGAGACCGACATATCAGCGGTGTGAGGAAGAAAAATCATAACTTAATGGGTTGCCAATAGACATGTTGCACGTGTTGAATAATGTATCGCctaatgaaatatattaaagagaGAGATGAATCAATAATTCATGACAATTAGGCTAGAGTTTGATCCATGCATGTGCCATAGCCGTCATAACATTTTGTTTGTgtttaccaatatatatatatatataatataaaaacaaattaatacaTAAATATACCGACAGGAAAAGAACACCCTAACATTCCTTCCTACCTGTATCtcatgaaacaaaaacaatataagTGAGGAGTGAAAGAGAAAGCCCCCCCACCAGGCCACCATTGTAGGCATCCAATGATTTTCAAGAGATCTAGCTCTCCTCTTCCTCTTGTCTAAAACATGCCACGGTTGAACGTTTAAAGCCACACATTAATCCATAGACTTGGCTACGTATTGGCCAGAGCCAGATAAGTTAACAAATAACAacttcttttataattttattacatGGGTGGATATATGTAGTACTACTCACTACAAGTGCATGTGCTTGCATGTTCTTGTGCTATTGCTATTGGGAAAAAGGAGCAGGAACAAAGgcaactatatatatacctgaaaTTGATGATAAAGTTTTTGGggatgttttttgtttttaacttggAAAAAGTGTTCTTATGTGACATAAGATGAAATgacacaaatttccttcaaTCCGGTCCATAAAACTTAGTTTATATGTCTTTTAATATGTGAGaaatacatgattttttaattagttcaaTGGACATATGACAGTTTGATAGACTAAGTTTGATGAAttgtttgaaggaaatttatgcTCAAGTTGAAACTCTTAAATCACCACTTGCCTCTCACGTATGAGCTCAAGCTCTCAATTAATAACTATAGAGACTTTTGCTCGACAATCTTGGCAGTGTGCTTTCAGTCCTTGGCAATGCTGTCCTCTCAATAACTACTTGTTGCCATTACCTCATGGGGTTCCTCACCGTGCTCCCTTGCCATTTGCTACCACTTTGTTTGGCCCTTGGAGAGGCTTGGATCGTTTCTGGTTTTTTTGGGACTATTAATGGATCAATTGTCTactgtttgtgtttgttttattttggtattttcttTACTGTTTGAGCTTTGTTGTTGGAGTACCCACCCCTCTTTTGTTGTACGAACCCATGTAACCCTTTTCCCCatattgaatagaaaataataataataataataaaataaaaataaaaatacattgaatatttaattaaaatgtgagGAAAGAATAATGAAAACAAGGTTTGAATTCAAGACTGTtgctttaataccatgttaaatcattatcTGTTCCAAGAgtttaattaaactaattatatgaaatgatttatttaattatttagttaatattctaaCGAAAATTGTTTTCGTGTTTTGaggagtgttttgtgttttgaacatttaaattgtttggtaatgcttttgttttgagaaccgaacagaaaacaaagatttGAACAAACAGCTAGAACATGAAACAAGCGATTGATTAAAGCAAGTAATTCTCTTAAACATTCTAGTGTGatggattattatttttttcatttttctataatgaatcaatcattattaattattcttcGAATAATGAACtcattttttctatatatatagtttgcctttaattttgtttttcttgagattggtaaaaatatataaacgattgattttcattgtgttcagtaaacaaaatgaaaaacaaaacaaaaaagattccACAATCTCAAGCCTGGGATCTCCTTCAAGTATCAGTGACAAAGTTGCATGCATCTTTGTCTTAATAAGAGTGTCTAAAGCGTCGTAAGTTCCGTCGGCGTACGGTGAACCAGACATGTTAGAACATGATTCATAGATAGGTGTTTGGAAATTAGACATTCATCATTAATTTTGATAGAAAAATGTGGTTCAATTGATGAATATTGTCAGatgataaataattaatacCATCTTATCCCAACATTAAGATCCAAATTGTCCACTTTTCTTACCACAAATATTGCCAAGTAAGCACACCAAacaaccccccacccccccaatTATCTCATAGGCTTGCTGTTTTGGAAACATGGCTATAAGCCTATAACCATAACCACCATGAATCTTGGAGGTCTGAAATGTTTATTGAGCTGGAATGAGGAAATGCAAGGACCCcaattcatattatatatatataatgcattgAATTTAGAAAGTGGGCGGAGGAATAATCCAGGGTGTTTCCATGAGATGGGGGTGTGTGTGATGAAAGGTGGTGGTTTAGGGGAGTTGGGTGGTGAAAGAAAGAATCATGTGGGTGCATGTGCATTGAGTTGGAGAACATGCCGCAAGACACAAGCAACATCTTGGGTACACTTGGCTCCCCTATTACTATTCATTTTATCCCATTTTCTTGGCGGCCTTCTATGAAATTGTGCTGCTGTCCCCACTTCTTTGCTGCCTTAAACAATTTCTGTGTTATCCTCAACGCCacttgccaccaaccaatgtcCCAAATCCACCATATAAAAGCATACTCATTGTCCAAAGTTTGCAAGCTAGGTGTTTGCTTAAAAGCCTCTGAAGAGCAAGTTTTGAAATATGGGAGCTTCGCCTGTACAATCCCTCCTTGCTTCGCTTGACATGAAGGGTCTGCTCCAAGGAAATGATCAGCAAAGTTGCAGTGCAAATGGGTCGCCGTTAGGGAAGAAGCAAAGGAGATCAGGAGGGCATGCTGTTAAGATCAGCAAGAGGAGGCCTACGAGGGTTTTGATGAAGAGGATGGCGCGTGTAGGCTCAAGAAAGCATGCAAATGCTGCGGTTGGGAGAAGGGTTAGAACCCTGAAGAGGCTTATTCCCAACGGCGAGTCCATGGGCAGCTTGGATGGACTCTTCAGAGAGGCTGCTGATTACATATTCTCTTTACAAATGAGAGTGAGAGTCATGCAGATTATGGTTAATGCATTGACAAATTCTGATGAGTGAATCAATTTATTTGTAAAGGCTGTACTACTGTGTActcattctttaattttcttctttaaatgcttttgtCTTTTGATCATGTGGTTCATAGACATAGAAGCTTGAGTGTTCATTCATCATGTTGTCTAGATTTAACAACAGCttggtcattttttattttgtgaaaattgacTTCTGAGTGAGTTAATTAGTGGAATCCACGTTTTCattttccacaaatttatgttatatatgaGTGGATTAATATAAACAGCTTGTTTGTATTGCACTCtaattttctgtattttcttgtattttcagtacccaaaaaaaaaaaaaaaaattatctccaaCGTTATGGTCAGAATCTTTTTGTGATTCCAATTGATTTTAGGAGCTGATCAACCAAAGGAAATCACCATATATATTtatggtaaaaaataataataataaataaataaatagattaagAAACATCAGCATAAGAGAGGCCTCAATGTGACTGGACCATTTCTAATCGGGCATGAGCAGATCCAGGCTCAATATGGCCGGGCTTGTTTGGGCTGAGATTGTTGGGCTTGTTTGGGCTGAGCTCTTCCTAAATTGCAGCCACGACGACAAAGTTTGTAATTATGTTCGGATTAAGGATTTTAAAATAGGATTTCACTATTGTTTTTCAATGTTGATTTTCCTGATTTTGGTTAACAATagagttatttttaaaaattatctttaattttgttaatttgatattttcaagCACAAATCCCAAGTTCAAATTATATAGAAAATTTGGTATTGTGCAATTCTCTACAACGTTAAGCAAGGGTGCATGAGAGGGAGTTCTTCTGTCTCAGCAGAAGGCCTCGCCCGAGCAGAAAATCTTCTCTGACAAAGAAGCCCCTCTCACAAGCTTCATGTTATTATCCAATCCCCTTTTCTTTTGGCACGGAATGACAGGGATCCAAATCCCTACTATTGTTGCCATTGTTACCGTCACTATCACCACCACTATCAATGTCGCTACCATCATCGCTCTCGCCATTATCATCATCGTCATCGCCACCATTACAATCACCAACCACCATTAGTCGCCATCGCTGCTTTCCTCATCACCTATGTTTTCACCATTCTTGTCCCTGCAactaatcaacaaaaaaaaaaatctttgtcaCTATTACAATCATTCctataagggaaaattacagtttacctccctaaagttgacagcgttttcaattcgaacactaaagtttcaatttttgcaatctactccCACAAAgttgcaatttttttcaattcgaccaatattatcccaaaattctcatattgtccctaatttttatttttatgaagaaaaaaaaaacgaatttggacgtgcaaaaatggccagatggccgaatttttttaaaaaataaaaattatgggcaatatgagaagctttggatacaattagtcaaattgtaaaaatttgaaactttggaggggtggattacaaaaattaaattttagtgttcgaattgaaaaacgccaTCAACTTTAGAgaagtaaactgtaatttttcgtTCCTATAACTATGGTAATACTTCCaaactttttaaattctaaatgtacttactaaaatagtaaaaagttaaatttatcaGATtgaattttctattattttagattccatcatttttttaaaaaaaaaaacaatatcttTCATCCACACTCGACATAAAAGATTCAACATTTGAACATTTCCAATACAAATTACCTCCAAAAGTGGAACATGTCATCATGATAGCTTTAGTATTCAGTACAAAGTCAACTAATCAAATAGTGTTGCGAGTAAAAtatgtgatgatggtgtttccTGTTGTATTCTAGTTCTTTAAATTCATTGCTTAAGGTAGTTGCCCAAGAACTGAACAAATCGATAGGAATTTCTTGCAAAAGAGGAGAAAAGTAGTAAGCAACCAAGTTTTTCTGTGTGTCGACAAGAAATGACATCTAAAAAAACATAACTCGAACTAAAAATAAGATACTGTTTTGACCGGaccaaaaattttagtttcGGGTTGTCTTTAAAATGATTTATCGGTTACTTCACTATAATGGTGTTTAAAGTTGGCTTATTTCACCTTCTCTCACTTCTCATTGTGTTCTCTACTTGAGATTCAAGACTCACAAGGTGATTATGAGAGTCGCACAATGAAAAAGAGAATCCTGCGTGCCAATTGTTTGGTGAGCTCGGGCCAATAAATTTGTAGCTAATTATATGGTCTTTTTGGCCGATAAATCCAACAAATTGTTTTCACATTCACAAAATCAAATTGGCTGGTGGAATAGTATGGTCTATGATTTACCAGTTAGTTTCGGGTTGTCTTTATAATGACTTATATAGGGGCGGAACCACTCATTGGCTTAGGGGGCAGCCATAGGGTGGTccccaaaaaatacttttttttaaaaaaaaaatagacctttaaaaattaagttttgccctccaaagatttttttttttttttttttttgtttattttgtctaaaatttctGGTTCCGCCCATAGACTTATGGTTATTCCACCATAATGGTCTTTAGAGTGGCTTTTTTCAAGCTCTCTCACTTCCCATTGTGCTCTCTACTTAAAGAGACTCACAAAGTGATTACAAAAGTCGGAATATAATCCTTTCTGTTTAAAAGAAttggataatattcagttaattataataaaaatatttttgtctcctcaaaaagtaagaggtcaaaaatacttttctaCTGAAGTTATCAAGATTCaaaatgaaattgagaagattttaattaaaaaagtcattaaaaaaaaaaaagaaaaaaaaagaagagaatagtAGATATGGTCTTTTCCGCCGATAAGATTGTTTTCACATTCACAAAATCAAATTGGCTGGTGGAATAGTGTGTCAGGTCTACAATGAGGAACTAGAAAGGTGTTCAAAAAGACCGACAATAAGGTTAGCATTTCGGGTACGATGTCGGTCAGAAATTCTGCTAAAATGGTGTCGGCGCCAACCACTACCAGAATGATGTAAGCAGCGCTTGGGCTTCAATGCACTGCCGGCTTGCACATGCATACCTTTGTGTTGAAAATATGAATCTATAGTCAAATAAGATAAAAGAATAGGAATAAAGTTTTCTTCACAATTGTTATgcacattaaaaattaaaaaaaaaaaaaaaaccctttttaaGTCAGTCTATTAATCTGACATTTTTGACTGTTGTGTGGTTTGCGTGctatattttaagtaattttttatttcaattagggataattatgcagttgtggtTAACGATTAGTGGCTAAAACTTATAATCGCAACCTCTTAAGCGATTAGTATATTTTATTAACTGCTCAGTTAGCAGTTAACCGCATATGACTAATCTCATCTGGCTAACCACCtttttaggctttgtttgggttttctttttgtacaaaatttaagaattaggcaccacaaaaaaaaaaaaaagtttaatgaCAATgttatttggggcatttttttgccaaaaaaaggTCCTTATTGATTTCGCAACACTTAATTAGGGCACTTGGGACATGCTAGTTTTTatggcgactagaatttaagtttgcgacattttttttactaaaaagctcataaaaaataggacgtttggaacaaagcgcccctttttttaaataagggtGCTTAGTGGTGAAAAATGAGCGCTTGCCTAGGAaacgcccccttttttaaaaggggggcttcctaggcaagcgccccctttttaaaATAGGGGTGCTTAATGGTGAAAAATGGACTCTTGCCTAAGAAACGCATCCTTTTTTAAAATGGGaggcttcctaggcaagcgccccctttttagaatgaggtttaagggggcgcttgcctggTGCTTGCCCACCTGACCGCtccctttttagaatgaggttGCTTCCTAGGCaacctcattctaaaaagggggcgGTCAGGTGGGCAAGCACCCCCGCGCTTGCATGTAAAGTCCTCCTATTTTTATATGGGAGCGCTTCCACACCACGAAGCGtctccaataattaatatatgaaaaaaatgtttttcctatgcaatccatatatattttttattttctcctgatATACAATACgtaatacaatattgtattacatattttttccataaatattggattaatccataaatattttttccattcatcaatctcatataatcttatacatatctcataagacatctaaatccaaaatgatgatatcataaatacaaagtgtaccacattttagtattcgtttggtaaaaaaattaaaaaggcttTTAAGAGTCCAACAAGTTTAAAAATGggcaaaaaaacacttttgacaaaagcttaaaaatgaaaatttcgCCTataaactctttttgacttaaaagttttatttctcaaaacaattacaaacaaactcttaaagagttaacaaaaattgtaccatacatatAGGCTTTTTTGTGCTcactttaaatgtttttttccacttttttttttttttttttgccttttggtccaattttcagtttttggcTTATTTTGCCCTTTTTGGCCTTTTATGCGCTTTTTTGGCATcaaaatatgcattatttaacAATCATATAGGTTGCGATATATCACATTGGACTTGCTCCAAAATGAGCACAtataaagatttaaaaaaaaaaaaaatgtgaagggtacctaaaaaaacctaaatgctatcaacattaaaaaaaaaaaggcctagaTGAAAATCATCAAGATGATCAAATTCCTAACTCAAAGtaatacaaatatgaaaatcaaGGAAGACCCAGTTGTTAACAAGCCTTAGAGTAGATATCTTAAACAAGGAACACAAACCATAAACATATTCAATTATACTTCTATCACCATTTGGTcttctatattatatattatatataattatatataatataaatattatatagcggttaacggttacaAAGCGTTTTATAAAAACCACATGAACCCCcctaatttcaatt
Coding sequences within it:
- the LOC132172912 gene encoding transcription factor UPBEAT1; translation: MGASPVQSLLASLDMKGLLQGNDQQSCSANGSPLGKKQRRSGGHAVKISKRRPTRVLMKRMARVGSRKHANAAVGRRVRTLKRLIPNGESMGSLDGLFREAADYIFSLQMRVRVMQIMVNALTNSDE